The proteins below come from a single Halomonas binhaiensis genomic window:
- a CDS encoding CDP-alcohol phosphatidyltransferase family protein, whose product MLDRWTMPLTQRPLQALARRLWQLGVTPDAVTVFAFLVGMLSLPLLAMELYGWALLAILLNRLGDGLDGALARCSGKSSDAGGFLDIGLDFVFYAAVVLGFALADSERNALPSALLLFAFIGTGSSFLAFAIMASRHGLQRPNFQSKAFYYLHGLTEGTETVVAFVAFCLWPAQFPLLASLFAAACLVTTATRLWGGYCTLKRLPAPNTEKLTPD is encoded by the coding sequence ATGCTTGATCGCTGGACCATGCCGCTGACACAACGACCGCTTCAGGCTCTGGCTCGACGCTTGTGGCAGCTGGGAGTGACACCGGACGCAGTGACAGTGTTTGCCTTTCTGGTGGGCATGCTGTCTCTGCCCCTGCTGGCGATGGAGCTTTATGGCTGGGCCTTGCTGGCTATTCTGCTCAATCGCCTGGGAGATGGTCTGGATGGGGCGCTGGCGCGCTGTTCCGGAAAGAGCAGTGATGCTGGGGGATTTCTCGATATTGGTCTGGATTTCGTTTTCTATGCCGCTGTGGTGCTGGGGTTTGCCTTGGCCGATAGTGAGCGCAATGCATTGCCCTCTGCGTTGTTGCTGTTTGCCTTCATTGGCACGGGGTCTTCCTTTCTGGCCTTTGCCATCATGGCTTCACGGCATGGCCTTCAACGTCCCAATTTCCAGAGCAAAGCCTTTTATTACCTGCATGGTCTGACAGAAGGTACCGAAACCGTGGTGGCTTTTGTGGCCTTCTGCCTTTGGCCTGCACAATTTCCCTTGTTGGCATCATTATTCGCCGCTGCTTGCCTGGTGACCACCGCTACACGGCTGTGGGGTGGTTATTGCACGCTCAAGAGACTGCCTGCCCCCAACACTGAAAAGCTCACGCCCGACTGA
- a CDS encoding glycine zipper 2TM domain-containing protein: MQVTKTRLVPALAIAALALTGCANTSGYSGNVYSGNQAKAAQSVEYGTISAMRQVQIQAENSGILGSGGGAIIGGLLGNQVGGGSGRTLATAAGAIGGAMAGSKIEQSANRTAAWELEVRKDNGQTVVVVQKADQPFQVGQRVRLIGSGSNLSVAPY; encoded by the coding sequence ATGCAGGTCACCAAGACACGACTCGTTCCCGCTCTGGCCATTGCAGCCCTTGCTCTTACCGGTTGTGCCAATACTTCTGGCTACTCAGGCAATGTCTACTCTGGCAACCAGGCCAAGGCTGCCCAGAGCGTGGAATACGGCACCATCAGCGCCATGCGTCAGGTGCAGATCCAGGCCGAGAACAGCGGCATCCTGGGTAGCGGCGGTGGCGCTATTATCGGTGGTCTGCTCGGCAACCAGGTCGGTGGCGGTTCCGGTCGTACCCTGGCCACTGCCGCAGGTGCTATTGGTGGCGCCATGGCCGGCAGCAAGATCGAACAGTCAGCCAACCGTACCGCTGCATGGGAGCTGGAAGTCCGCAAGGACAACGGCCAGACAGTCGTCGTCGTGCAGAAAGCGGACCAGCCGTTCCAGGTCGGCCAGCGCGTTCGCCTGATTGGCAGTGGATCGAACCTGAGCGTAGCGCCTTATTGA
- a CDS encoding FKBP-type peptidyl-prolyl cis-trans isomerase, whose translation MQIAQNSVVAFHYTLTNDAGEVLDSSEGREPLTYLHGAGNIIPGLEKELEGKSTGDKLVAKVAPAEGYGEVQDQLVQEVPRDAFQGVDNIEAGMQFQAQTQGGPLMVTVTKVEGDTVTVDGNHPLAGQTLNFDVEITDVREASQEEIEHGHVHGEGGHQH comes from the coding sequence ATGCAGATTGCGCAAAACTCTGTCGTCGCGTTTCACTACACCTTGACCAATGACGCTGGTGAAGTGCTGGACAGCTCGGAAGGCCGTGAGCCGCTGACCTACCTGCACGGTGCTGGCAATATCATCCCCGGGCTGGAAAAGGAGCTCGAAGGCAAGAGCACAGGCGATAAGCTCGTCGCCAAGGTGGCTCCTGCTGAAGGCTACGGCGAAGTCCAGGATCAGCTGGTGCAAGAAGTTCCTCGTGATGCTTTCCAGGGCGTTGACAACATCGAAGCCGGAATGCAGTTCCAGGCCCAGACCCAAGGTGGCCCGCTGATGGTCACCGTCACCAAGGTCGAAGGCGATACCGTCACTGTCGATGGCAACCACCCGCTGGCTGGCCAGACCCTGAACTTCGATGTCGAGATCACTGACGTGCGCGAAGCCAGTCAGGAAGAGATCGAGCATGGCCATGTGCATGGTGAAGGCGGTCACCAGCACTAA